A window of Cytobacillus sp. FSL H8-0458 genomic DNA:
CTGATGATTTCGGCATTAAATCTTTTTGCCAGAAGAATGCTTAATTTTGTTTTCCCAACAGCTGTAGGGCCAATCAGCACTGCAAGCTTTTCTTTTTCACTCATCTGTTCACTGCCTTTACTGCCATTCTAATTTTATCCTACCATAGGACAGGAAAATTTTTCAGGTATCATCTTACCATTCTTTTCATAAAAACAGAACATTTATGCATTATGAACCACTTTCAGGTTTCTTATTCGACAAGTTTCCTAAAATTTTCTTATAAAATTACATTTTATTAACGATTCTATAACAATCAAAGGTTAACCCACAAAATCGTGTTAATTTATTAGAAGGTTATATTGTGACAATATAAATTTGAAAATAGGTGAAGAATTCATGTTAAATACATCTGAAATTGGAATAGACTTAGGAACTGCTAATATTCTTGTATACAGCAAAACAAAAGGCATTATTCTCAATGAACCTTCAGTAGTAGCAATTGATACAGAAACGAAAAAAGTGTTAGCTGTTGGTAAAGAAGCAAAGGAAATGATCGGGAAAACACCAGGCCGCATCGTTGCCATCCGTCCTCTAAAAGACGGGGTAATTGCAGACTATGACACAACAACCGAAATGCTTCGCCAGGTTATGCGAAAGGCTTCTAAAAAAGTCGGATTCGCCATCAGAAAGCCGAATGTCGTTGTATGTACCCCTTCTGGTTCAACAAGTGTTGAAAGAAGAGCCATCCATGATGCTGTCCGCAATGCGGGAGCGAAGAAGGTACATCTGATCGAAGAACCTGTTGCAGCAGCAATTGGTTCAGGTATGCCTGTCGATGAGCCTGTTGCTAACGTAGTCGTTGACATTGGCGGCGGTTCAACAGAAGTGGCTATCATCTCTTTCGGAGGTGTTGTAGCCTGCAATTCGATCCGCATTGGCGGGGACAGACTTGACGATGATATCATTCAATATGTGCGTAAAGAATACAACGTCCTGATTGGAGAAAGAACAGCCGAGCAAATTAAAATGGAAATTGCCTACGCGCTGATTGACCATGAAGAACTGACAATGGAAGTGCGCGGCCGCGACCTTGTTACCGGCCTGCCTAAAACTATTACATTGTCTTCCTATGAAATCCGCGATGCAATCAAAGAATCATTGCTTCATATTCTTGAAGCAATCCGTGCAACCTTAGAGGACAGCCCGGCTGAACTTAGCGGAGACATTGTAGACCGCGGTGTGATCCTTTCCGGCGGTGGTGCCCTTTTAAACGGCATGCAGGAATGGCTTTCTCAGGAGATTGTTGTGCCAGTTCACCTTGCCCCTAGCCCGCTTGAATCTGTGGCAGTCGGAACAGGAAAAGCGCTGCAATTTATTGATAAGCTGCATACAGCGGTAAGATAACCTATAAGAAGAGCATTCATTTTGCGGAATGGATGCTTTTTTGTTTTGTATAATGATGATTTGAACGACTTATGGTTTCTTATGAGCGAAAAACAATTTTATGGGCAAAACGTCTTTTAGTTCAGTTTAGTTAACATAACATAATTATCGTCTATAATTAAAAAACGCCGAACCAATCTGGTTCAGCGTCATTTCTTTCTACATTACCCTCTTAAACATTTTCTCCATCTCATAAGTGGAGTAATGAATAATGATAGGCCGTCCATGCGGGCATGTGAATGGATCGGATGACCTCCGCAATTCATCAAGGAGCGCCTGAATTTCATCAATGCGCAGGTGCTGATTCGCTTTAATAGATGCTTTACAGCTCATCATGATGGCTGCTTCCTCGCGCAGTTTTTTTATATCGACTCTCTTCATCGCTAAGAGCTGTTCAATCATATCTTCAATGATTTCCTGTTCCTCGCCTTTTGGAAGCCATTGAGGATGGGAACGGACGATAAAGCTGTTATGTCCGAACGACTCCAGAAATACCCCCACTTTTTCAAGCTCAGCTTTGTATTCATCGATTTTGATATAATCATCTGTTGAGTATTCAAAGGTAAGCGGAATGAGCATCTCCTGCAATTCGCTTTCAACCTGGCCCACTTTCTCCCTGAAATACTCGTACTTAATACGCTCCTGTGCGGCATGCTGATCAATGATATAAAGGCCTCGGTCATTCTGGGCAAAAATATACGTCCCATGCATTTGCCCGATCGGATAAAGCGGGGGTACACGCGATGGCTCCTCTACTGTGGCAGTCTCAGCGAAAAATTGTTTCAGTCCTGCAGCTCTCGGCTCTTCGGACTGGAATATGTGCGGATCCGCTTGAGGCAATTCTTCTGATGAAGGGCTAAAGTCCATGGAAGGTGCATCCTGCAAGTCAGGAGCTTTCGCTGCTTGCAGCTCGGCAGGAGGACTTTGCGAGCTATGAAGAACTGCTCCGTCCGGATACTGCCGAAGAACAGCCTCTTCCCTCGTTTCACGCACAAAAGAAGGCACCTGCTCGCGTTGCTCCGGCAAATGATCCAGCTCAAGAGCTGTCTGTTCCGATTTAGGCTTCAGGCTTTTCGGCTGTGTAAACCCGGAAGGAATCAGTTCCTCTTTTTTAAATGCTGCTTTTAATGCTCCAGATACCAGATCATTTAATTCATGCTCCTTGCTTAAGCGCACCTCCATTTTCGACGGATGGACGTTCACATCGACAAGAAGCGGGTCCATCTCAATATTAAGGAGCACAATCGGGTAGCGGCCGATTGGCAGCAGTGTATGATACCCCTCCTGAATGGCTTTGGCTAATGAGTAATTCTTGATGAAGCGGCCGTTGATCATAGTAGAAATGTAGTTCCTTGATGCCCTTGTAATCTCCGGCAATGCTGCATAGCCGCTGATTTTAAAATCGAGTGAGCTCGCTTCAATCTGAACCATCTTTTTCACGATATTTAGCCCATAAATAGCTGCAAGCACCTGCCGGACATCCCCGTTTCCGTTCGTCTGCAGGAGCTTCC
This region includes:
- the mreBH gene encoding rod-share determining protein MreBH, producing MLNTSEIGIDLGTANILVYSKTKGIILNEPSVVAIDTETKKVLAVGKEAKEMIGKTPGRIVAIRPLKDGVIADYDTTTEMLRQVMRKASKKVGFAIRKPNVVVCTPSGSTSVERRAIHDAVRNAGAKKVHLIEEPVAAAIGSGMPVDEPVANVVVDIGGGSTEVAIISFGGVVACNSIRIGGDRLDDDIIQYVRKEYNVLIGERTAEQIKMEIAYALIDHEELTMEVRGRDLVTGLPKTITLSSYEIRDAIKESLLHILEAIRATLEDSPAELSGDIVDRGVILSGGGALLNGMQEWLSQEIVVPVHLAPSPLESVAVGTGKALQFIDKLHTAVR
- the mutL gene encoding DNA mismatch repair endonuclease MutL, which encodes MGKIIQLDDSLSNKIAAGEVVERPASVVKELMENSIDAGSTIIEIEVEEAGLAKIRIIDNGDGIEEDDVLNAFHRHATSKIKDENDLFRIRTLGFRGEALPSIASVSRIEMKTSTGDAGTRVVIEGGKVDVMEKAPGRKGTDLTVTDLFFNTPARLKYMKTIHTELGNITDVVNRLALAHPEVAIRLIHNERKLLQTNGNGDVRQVLAAIYGLNIVKKMVQIEASSLDFKISGYAALPEITRASRNYISTMINGRFIKNYSLAKAIQEGYHTLLPIGRYPIVLLNIEMDPLLVDVNVHPSKMEVRLSKEHELNDLVSGALKAAFKKEELIPSGFTQPKSLKPKSEQTALELDHLPEQREQVPSFVRETREEAVLRQYPDGAVLHSSQSPPAELQAAKAPDLQDAPSMDFSPSSEELPQADPHIFQSEEPRAAGLKQFFAETATVEEPSRVPPLYPIGQMHGTYIFAQNDRGLYIIDQHAAQERIKYEYFREKVGQVESELQEMLIPLTFEYSTDDYIKIDEYKAELEKVGVFLESFGHNSFIVRSHPQWLPKGEEQEIIEDMIEQLLAMKRVDIKKLREEAAIMMSCKASIKANQHLRIDEIQALLDELRRSSDPFTCPHGRPIIIHYSTYEMEKMFKRVM